A single Clavibacter nebraskensis NCPPB 2581 DNA region contains:
- the yajC gene encoding preprotein translocase subunit YajC, with translation MDPFTLIMFAVLALLIFFMFRNSRKRQRDLAELQTQMVPGAEVMTASGIYGTLVSFDEENNFAYLEVSPGTVLKLHRQTIARVVEPTVAEDASVLVDDAPVADVVDETGTSDASRRLDDGDAPTARS, from the coding sequence ATGGACCCGTTCACCTTGATCATGTTCGCCGTCCTGGCGCTGCTCATCTTCTTCATGTTCCGCAACAGCCGGAAGCGCCAGAGGGATCTCGCCGAGCTGCAGACGCAGATGGTCCCCGGTGCCGAGGTCATGACCGCGTCCGGCATCTACGGCACGCTCGTCTCCTTCGACGAGGAGAACAACTTCGCGTACCTCGAGGTCTCGCCCGGCACGGTGCTGAAGCTGCACCGCCAGACCATCGCCCGCGTGGTCGAGCCCACCGTCGCCGAGGACGCCTCCGTGCTCGTGGACGACGCGCCCGTCGCGGACGTGGTCGACGAGACCGGCACGAGCGACGCGTCGCGCCGCCTCGACGACGGCGACGCCCCCACCGCGCGCTCCTGA